A single Acidobacteriota bacterium DNA region contains:
- a CDS encoding c-type cytochrome, with amino-acid sequence MNVRTRVRRVQATIVAGVLAGVLGHAQGGPAPAPAAGGRGRGAGAAGVQGGGRAAPTPRLDYPQRDVDASAVERGKAVYSVNCAFCHGPDARGGDGGGPNLLRSQLVLSDQKGELIGEVIRNGRPGTTMPPIALTPQQITDIAEYLHSFRVGGYDISRVTPVSIIVGDAKAGAVAFRARCSACHSATGDLEGIASRYPEPRQMQDAWLMPTTAGGRGGTTKPVTVTVTLPSGQRFEGPLVRIDDFTVALQLPDGTSKSFTRRDRTPSIEIHDPLKPHRELLPQYSDDEIHDITAYLVSLK; translated from the coding sequence GTGAACGTCCGAACGCGAGTCAGACGAGTGCAGGCGACGATCGTGGCGGGCGTGCTCGCTGGCGTGCTCGGGCACGCACAGGGTGGCCCTGCGCCGGCGCCTGCCGCTGGCGGCCGGGGAAGAGGCGCCGGAGCTGCGGGGGTGCAGGGCGGCGGCCGTGCGGCACCCACACCACGGCTGGACTACCCGCAGCGGGACGTCGATGCCTCGGCCGTCGAACGCGGCAAGGCCGTCTACAGCGTCAACTGCGCCTTCTGCCATGGCCCCGACGCCCGCGGGGGCGACGGCGGCGGTCCCAATCTGCTTCGCTCTCAGCTCGTGCTGAGCGATCAGAAGGGCGAGCTCATCGGCGAGGTCATCCGGAACGGCCGGCCCGGCACGACCATGCCGCCCATCGCGCTCACGCCACAGCAGATCACGGACATCGCCGAGTACCTGCACAGCTTCCGTGTCGGCGGCTACGACATCTCCCGCGTGACGCCGGTCAGCATCATCGTCGGCGATGCCAAGGCCGGGGCCGTCGCGTTCCGGGCGCGCTGCAGCGCCTGTCATTCGGCGACGGGCGATCTCGAGGGCATCGCCAGCCGATACCCCGAGCCTCGGCAGATGCAGGACGCCTGGCTCATGCCGACGACGGCGGGCGGGCGTGGCGGCACGACGAAGCCCGTCACCGTCACGGTGACGCTCCCGTCCGGCCAGCGGTTCGAAGGGCCGCTCGTGCGCATCGACGACTTCACGGTGGCGCTCCAGTTGCCCGATGGCACGTCGAAGTCGTTCACGCGCCGCGACAGGACACCGTCGATCGAGATCCACGATCCGTTGAAGCCCCACCGCGAGCTGTTGCCGCAGTACTCGGACGACGAGATCCACGACATCACCGCCTATCTGGTGAGCCTCAAATGA
- a CDS encoding M23 family metallopeptidase gives MRRLTVTRRVLALSAIGLMAVPLLIGLGASSSDPAELDALRQAVQNLRVENESYREATGELAEQISSLQSALTQLGNQAELDPAARHALSKLPAVIRSRAAGGGTAPTPVPEVSTASASPEGTFDVLKGLLGAIENRLASVKSKVESQQALARATPSIWPLAGWLSSTYGDRKDPFDGGADFHAGLDIAADRGTPVHATADGTVGSAGYSGNYGNAVLVDHGYGISTRFGHLSRVAVHPGQQVHRGDVVGYVGATGRATSPHLHYEILLNGRPVNPLRLLARP, from the coding sequence GTGCGGCGGCTGACCGTGACGCGGCGCGTGCTGGCGCTGTCGGCGATTGGGCTGATGGCGGTGCCGCTGCTGATTGGGCTGGGCGCCAGCAGCAGCGATCCGGCGGAGCTGGACGCGTTGCGCCAGGCCGTGCAGAACCTGCGCGTCGAGAACGAGAGCTACCGCGAGGCGACCGGCGAGTTGGCCGAGCAGATTTCGTCGCTCCAGTCCGCCTTGACCCAGCTCGGCAACCAGGCCGAGCTCGATCCGGCGGCCCGTCATGCGCTGTCGAAGCTTCCGGCCGTGATTCGATCGCGGGCCGCCGGCGGCGGCACCGCCCCGACGCCCGTCCCTGAAGTGTCGACGGCATCGGCATCACCCGAAGGCACGTTCGACGTGCTCAAGGGCCTGCTCGGCGCCATCGAGAATCGTCTGGCGTCGGTCAAGAGCAAGGTGGAGAGCCAGCAGGCGCTCGCGCGCGCGACGCCGTCGATCTGGCCGCTCGCCGGGTGGTTGTCGTCGACCTACGGCGACCGGAAGGACCCGTTCGACGGCGGGGCGGATTTCCACGCCGGCCTCGACATCGCGGCGGACCGCGGCACGCCCGTGCACGCCACCGCGGATGGCACCGTGGGATCCGCAGGCTACAGCGGCAACTACGGGAACGCCGTGCTGGTGGATCACGGGTACGGCATCTCGACGCGCTTTGGTCACCTGTCGAGAGTGGCGGTGCATCCCGGCCAGCAAGTTCACCGCGGCGACGTCGTCGGCTACGTCGGCGCGACCGGCCGGGCGACGAGCCCGCACCTGCACTACGAGATCCTCCTCAACGGCCGGCCAGTCAACCCGCTCCGCCTGCTCGCGCGTCCGTAG
- a CDS encoding acido-empty-quinoprotein group A, whose amino-acid sequence MTPNLRSLCVLLLLALPLAVGSQALWLDHAELLKPLADTWPTYSGDYTGKRFSGLTQITTGNVKHLTLNWMARVSTAAGGGGRGGGVPTIIGGEGPDAGLTAGNATIKGSVLMVNDVLYVTAPDHVWAVDARDGRTLWHYVWKTRGGTHIANRGVGIYGDWLFFETPDNYLVSLDARTGRERWHTVIAPFEHQYFSTTAPVIVGNHVIAGTGNDLDSPGFLQSFDPVDGKLQWKFYTTPQNPGDPGADSWASLDAARHGGAQPWMPGSYDPELGLYYFGTGNPTPAYVTGPRGPGDHLYTGSLIALNVETGKMAWAYQTAPRDTHDWDSAQTPILYDGELNGRTRKLIMTAARNGYFFVLDRVTGDHLLTSTYADVINWSTGLNDRGQPIPNPKKDPSVGGSLVSMTTAGAVNWQPPSFSPQTELFYVPVAATYAMFYLTETDPRGAMGLGGAAQTPLATNSNYLAAIDYKTGKTAWRHEYPGFGTGGGNGVLSTAGGLVFAGDISGNIVAYDAKSGAVLWRSRIGAVTNAPQTYLIDGRQQVLVAAGDAVFSFMLQD is encoded by the coding sequence ATGACGCCGAATCTCCGCTCCCTGTGCGTGCTCCTGCTCTTGGCGCTGCCGCTCGCCGTCGGCAGCCAGGCGCTGTGGCTCGATCACGCGGAGCTGCTCAAACCGCTCGCCGACACGTGGCCCACGTACTCGGGCGACTACACGGGCAAGCGTTTCAGCGGGCTCACGCAGATCACGACGGGCAACGTGAAGCACCTCACGCTCAACTGGATGGCGCGCGTGTCGACCGCCGCCGGCGGAGGCGGGCGCGGCGGCGGCGTGCCGACGATCATCGGGGGCGAGGGGCCTGATGCGGGGCTGACGGCCGGGAACGCGACGATCAAAGGGTCGGTCCTCATGGTCAACGACGTTCTGTACGTCACGGCGCCCGACCATGTGTGGGCGGTCGACGCGCGCGACGGACGCACGCTGTGGCATTACGTCTGGAAGACGCGCGGTGGCACGCACATCGCCAACCGCGGCGTCGGCATCTACGGGGATTGGCTGTTCTTCGAGACGCCTGACAACTACCTCGTCAGCCTGGACGCGCGCACCGGCCGGGAACGATGGCACACGGTCATCGCCCCGTTCGAGCACCAGTACTTCTCGACGACCGCGCCCGTCATCGTCGGCAACCACGTGATCGCTGGAACGGGCAACGACCTCGACTCGCCGGGGTTCCTCCAGTCGTTCGATCCGGTGGACGGGAAGCTCCAATGGAAGTTCTACACGACGCCGCAGAATCCCGGCGATCCGGGCGCGGACAGTTGGGCATCGCTCGACGCGGCGCGGCACGGCGGCGCGCAGCCGTGGATGCCGGGCTCCTACGATCCCGAGCTCGGGCTCTACTACTTCGGCACGGGCAATCCCACGCCGGCCTACGTGACTGGTCCGCGCGGACCCGGCGACCATCTGTACACGGGTTCGCTCATCGCCTTGAACGTCGAGACCGGCAAGATGGCCTGGGCGTATCAGACCGCGCCGCGCGACACGCACGACTGGGACTCGGCGCAGACGCCCATCCTCTACGACGGTGAGCTCAACGGCCGGACGCGGAAGCTCATCATGACGGCCGCGCGCAACGGCTACTTCTTCGTCCTCGATCGCGTGACGGGCGACCACCTGCTGACCAGCACCTATGCCGACGTGATCAACTGGAGCACGGGCTTGAACGACAGAGGCCAACCGATCCCGAACCCGAAGAAGGACCCGTCCGTTGGCGGTTCGCTCGTGTCGATGACGACCGCGGGCGCGGTCAATTGGCAACCGCCGAGCTTCAGTCCCCAGACGGAACTGTTCTACGTGCCCGTCGCAGCGACCTACGCGATGTTCTACCTGACCGAGACCGATCCGCGAGGGGCCATGGGCCTCGGCGGAGCGGCGCAGACGCCGCTCGCCACGAACAGCAATTACCTGGCGGCGATCGACTACAAGACCGGCAAGACGGCCTGGCGGCACGAGTATCCTGGCTTTGGAACCGGCGGGGGCAACGGCGTGCTCAGCACGGCGGGCGGCCTCGTGTTCGCCGGCGACATCAGCGGGAACATCGTCGCCTACGACGCGAAGAGCGGCGCGGTGCTGTGGCGATCGCGCATCGGCGCCGTGACGAACGCGCCGCAGACGTACCTCATCGACGGCCGGCAGCAGGTGCTCGTCGCCGCCGGCGACGCCGTCTTCTCGTTCATGCTCCAGGATTAG
- a CDS encoding transglycosylase SLT domain-containing protein: MFVTGLLVGCGAHARPNVTPAVAPTSFKVTPSAASFGGPELPIVPDPTAVTLTRVESEVGAGERELRAGRLTAARGHFDAAVDVLLALPDGARSEPRLAAAFDRLLDRISALDLIAVREGDGLTETRSEPAAIDELLGAAMFERPTPAATTAETVRSELQRASFDLEIEPNDKVLSYVELFQGRLHDFMEAGLERSLTYLPMIRDVFKAEGVPADLAYVPLIESAFKPTALSRASARGMWQFMPGTAREHGLDQSWFIDERADPEKATRAAAKYLKSLATMFDGDWNLALASYNAGPGRLQTAIKRARTADFWALSASTRYLPRETREYVPMIMAATVIARNPGLYGFTVGAGDPLAYERVTVPNALDLKIIAEWIGVSVDQLRALNTELRRTTTPMGDHELKVPLGTAVTLRQKLVTADPSLFVKFNFHTVRRGETLTAIARKYKIPVPELRAANDLGSRARVRANQSLMIPQRSASPLATTSSATAVARATTSSARTAQTASGSAAGRQTTYRVQRGDTLFGIARRFETTVAALKQLNGMRGNQINVGDRLTLR; encoded by the coding sequence GTGTTCGTCACAGGCTTGCTCGTCGGGTGCGGTGCGCATGCGCGGCCGAACGTCACGCCCGCGGTCGCGCCCACGAGCTTCAAGGTCACGCCCTCCGCTGCCAGCTTCGGCGGTCCGGAGCTGCCGATCGTTCCCGATCCCACGGCCGTCACGCTGACGCGCGTCGAATCCGAGGTCGGCGCCGGTGAGCGCGAGCTTCGCGCAGGCCGGCTGACGGCGGCCCGCGGCCATTTCGACGCCGCGGTCGACGTGCTGCTGGCGCTGCCCGACGGCGCGCGCAGCGAGCCCCGGCTCGCGGCGGCCTTCGATCGACTGCTCGATCGGATCAGCGCGCTCGACCTGATCGCCGTTCGCGAGGGCGACGGCCTCACCGAAACCCGATCTGAACCGGCGGCAATCGACGAGCTGCTCGGGGCGGCGATGTTCGAACGGCCCACGCCGGCCGCCACGACCGCCGAAACCGTGCGGAGCGAACTGCAGCGCGCGTCGTTCGACCTCGAGATCGAGCCGAACGACAAGGTGCTGTCGTACGTCGAGTTGTTCCAGGGGCGGCTGCACGACTTCATGGAGGCCGGGCTCGAACGGAGCCTCACCTATCTGCCGATGATTCGGGACGTCTTCAAGGCCGAAGGCGTGCCCGCGGATCTGGCCTACGTGCCGCTCATCGAGAGCGCGTTCAAGCCGACGGCGCTCTCTCGAGCGAGCGCACGCGGCATGTGGCAGTTCATGCCGGGCACGGCCCGCGAACACGGGCTCGACCAGAGCTGGTTCATCGACGAGCGCGCCGACCCGGAGAAGGCCACGCGCGCCGCGGCCAAGTACCTCAAATCGCTCGCCACCATGTTCGACGGCGACTGGAACCTCGCGCTCGCCAGCTACAACGCCGGGCCAGGCCGCCTGCAGACCGCAATCAAGCGCGCGCGGACGGCCGATTTCTGGGCGCTGTCGGCCTCGACGCGATACCTGCCGCGCGAGACGCGCGAGTACGTCCCGATGATCATGGCCGCGACCGTCATCGCCAGGAACCCTGGGCTCTACGGCTTCACCGTCGGCGCCGGGGATCCGCTCGCCTACGAACGCGTGACGGTGCCGAACGCGCTCGACCTGAAGATCATCGCGGAGTGGATCGGCGTGTCGGTCGATCAGCTCCGCGCGTTGAACACCGAGCTGCGCCGCACGACGACGCCGATGGGCGACCACGAGCTGAAAGTGCCGCTCGGCACGGCCGTCACGCTGCGCCAGAAGCTCGTGACCGCCGATCCCTCGCTCTTCGTCAAGTTCAACTTCCACACCGTCCGGCGAGGCGAGACGCTCACCGCGATCGCCCGCAAGTACAAGATTCCCGTGCCGGAGCTGCGCGCCGCCAACGACCTCGGCTCGCGAGCGCGGGTCCGCGCCAACCAGAGCCTGATGATTCCGCAGCGCTCCGCGAGCCCGCTCGCGACCACCTCATCGGCTACGGCCGTCGCCCGCGCGACAACGTCGTCGGCGAGAACCGCACAGACCGCCTCGGGCTCGGCAGCCGGTCGCCAGACAACCTACCGCGTGCAGCGCGGCGACACGCTGTTCGGGATCGCCCGCCGGTTCGAGACGACCGTCGCCGCGCTGAAGCAGTTGAACGGCATGCGCGGCAACCAGATCAACGTCGGCGATCGGCTGACGCTGCGGTAA
- a CDS encoding YifB family Mg chelatase-like AAA ATPase, producing MLARVATAAVVGVRAVPVSVEVDVSPGLPGLTVVGLPDATVRESRDRVRSAIRNSGFPFPFQRITVSLAPADLRKVGAAFDLPIALGILAGGGVLPTRDAPEYLVVGGLSLDGGVPAMRGLLPIAVTARDENVPLMFPRLNSAEAAIALPASLCPVESLAEAVRVLTSDYRPPCPAIPACSGEAAPLEDLADVHGQLRGRRALEIAAAGGHHLLLCGPPGAGKTMLARRLPGILPPLALDEALTVTAIHSVAGLLAEGSGLIRSRPFRAPHHTCSDVALIGGGAAPRPGELSLAHGGVLFLDELPEFSRRVLETLRQPLESAAVHIARASRSVVFPADVMLVGAMNPCPCGYLDSEQRACRCPPAVVDRYRRRLSGPLRDRFDLAIEVPAVPWRDLQGQQPNEPTAAVRERVVLCRNRQIARQRCVNSRLQGAALREACRLERNAAAEAILGRGAAKFRMSARGVTRVLRVARTIADLAARSEISPADVAEALQFRLPDSMA from the coding sequence GTGCTCGCTCGGGTCGCTACGGCCGCCGTGGTTGGCGTCCGCGCCGTGCCGGTGTCGGTCGAGGTGGATGTGTCACCCGGACTGCCCGGCCTGACCGTGGTCGGCTTGCCCGATGCGACCGTACGCGAAAGCCGCGACCGCGTCCGATCGGCGATCCGCAACTCCGGTTTCCCGTTTCCGTTCCAGCGGATCACGGTCAGCCTCGCGCCTGCCGACCTGCGGAAGGTCGGGGCTGCATTCGATCTGCCGATCGCGCTGGGCATTCTGGCCGGCGGCGGCGTGCTCCCGACGCGTGACGCGCCCGAGTACCTCGTCGTCGGCGGGCTGTCGCTCGACGGCGGCGTCCCGGCCATGCGCGGCCTGCTGCCCATCGCGGTGACCGCGCGCGACGAGAACGTGCCGCTCATGTTTCCGCGGCTCAACAGCGCCGAGGCCGCGATTGCGCTGCCGGCGTCGCTCTGTCCGGTCGAGTCGCTCGCCGAGGCCGTGCGTGTGCTCACGTCCGATTACCGGCCGCCCTGTCCGGCAATCCCGGCGTGCAGCGGCGAAGCGGCCCCACTCGAGGACCTCGCCGACGTCCACGGGCAGTTGAGGGGCAGGCGTGCCCTCGAGATCGCCGCGGCGGGCGGCCATCACCTTCTGCTCTGCGGTCCGCCCGGCGCCGGCAAGACCATGCTCGCGCGGCGGCTGCCAGGGATTCTGCCTCCGCTCGCCCTCGATGAAGCTCTCACGGTCACGGCCATTCACTCGGTCGCCGGCCTGCTCGCCGAAGGGAGCGGGCTCATTCGCAGCCGTCCGTTCCGGGCGCCGCACCACACGTGCTCCGACGTGGCCCTCATCGGCGGCGGTGCCGCCCCGCGGCCGGGCGAACTGAGCCTGGCGCACGGCGGCGTGCTGTTCCTCGACGAGCTCCCGGAATTCTCGAGGCGGGTGCTCGAGACGCTGCGCCAACCGCTCGAGTCTGCCGCCGTGCACATCGCGCGCGCCAGCCGGTCGGTCGTGTTCCCGGCCGACGTCATGCTCGTCGGCGCGATGAACCCGTGTCCATGCGGTTATCTGGACAGCGAGCAGCGCGCCTGCCGATGTCCGCCTGCCGTCGTGGATCGCTATCGCCGCCGGCTGTCCGGGCCGCTGCGCGATCGCTTCGATCTCGCGATCGAGGTGCCGGCCGTGCCGTGGCGAGATCTGCAGGGTCAGCAGCCGAACGAGCCCACGGCCGCCGTCCGCGAGCGCGTCGTCCTGTGCAGAAACCGGCAGATCGCCCGGCAGCGGTGTGTAAATTCGCGTCTGCAGGGTGCGGCGCTTCGCGAGGCGTGCCGGCTGGAACGGAACGCGGCGGCCGAGGCGATCCTCGGCCGCGGCGCGGCGAAATTTCGCATGAGTGCGCGCGGCGTCACGCGCGTGCTGCGCGTGGCGCGCACGATCGCCGACCTGGCGGCTCGATCCGAGATCTCGCCCGCCGACGTGGCAGAAGCCTTGCAGTTCCGCCTGCCCGACTCGATGGCCTAG
- a CDS encoding preprotein translocase subunit SecA — translation MINTLLAKVIGTQNERELKRLRPAVARINELESSVRDLNDADLRGRTTALRERVSRGEPLDDVLPEAFAVVREAGWRVLNMRHFDVQLIGGMVLHGGKIAEMKTGEGKTLVATLPAFLNALEGKGVHVVTVNDYLARRDSEWMGRIYRFLGMTVGVIQHDLNDAERQVAYGADVTYGTNNEFGFDYLRDNMKFELAQFVQRGHRFAIVDEVDSILIDEARTPLIISGPAEESTDLYYEVDRIIPKLTPGAVTQGNVKAEDRERLEGTGDYLVDEKHKTVQLTEGGMAKAEKLVAHRLAPGSGGLYDPVNMPLLHHIQQGLRAHTLFRRDIEYMVKDGQVVIVDEFTGRLMPGRRWSDGLHQAVEAKEKVKIERENQTLATITFQNYFRKYDKLSGMTGTAETEAEEFA, via the coding sequence ATGATCAACACGCTACTTGCCAAAGTCATCGGCACGCAGAACGAACGGGAACTCAAGCGCCTGCGGCCGGCCGTGGCGCGCATCAACGAGCTCGAATCGTCCGTCCGCGATCTGAACGACGCCGATCTGCGCGGCAGGACCACGGCATTGCGCGAGCGCGTCTCGCGTGGCGAGCCGCTCGACGACGTGTTGCCGGAGGCCTTTGCGGTGGTGCGCGAGGCAGGCTGGCGCGTGTTGAACATGCGTCATTTCGACGTGCAGCTCATCGGCGGCATGGTGCTGCACGGCGGCAAGATCGCCGAGATGAAGACCGGTGAGGGCAAGACGCTCGTCGCGACGCTGCCGGCCTTTCTCAACGCCCTCGAAGGCAAGGGCGTGCACGTCGTCACGGTCAACGACTACCTGGCGCGGCGCGACTCCGAATGGATGGGGCGCATCTACCGATTCCTCGGCATGACGGTCGGGGTCATCCAGCACGACCTCAACGACGCAGAGCGTCAGGTCGCCTACGGCGCCGACGTGACCTACGGCACGAACAACGAGTTCGGCTTCGACTACCTGCGCGACAACATGAAGTTCGAGCTCGCGCAGTTCGTCCAGCGCGGCCATCGCTTCGCCATCGTGGACGAGGTCGACAGCATCCTGATCGACGAGGCGCGCACGCCGCTCATCATCTCGGGGCCGGCCGAGGAGTCCACGGACCTCTACTACGAGGTCGATCGCATCATCCCGAAGCTGACGCCCGGCGCCGTGACGCAAGGCAACGTCAAGGCGGAGGATCGCGAGCGGCTCGAGGGCACCGGCGACTATCTCGTCGACGAGAAGCACAAGACGGTGCAGCTCACCGAGGGCGGGATGGCGAAGGCCGAGAAGCTCGTGGCGCATCGCCTGGCGCCCGGCTCTGGCGGGCTCTACGACCCGGTGAACATGCCGCTGCTGCATCACATCCAGCAGGGGCTGCGCGCCCACACGCTGTTCCGCCGCGACATCGAGTACATGGTCAAGGACGGGCAGGTCGTGATCGTCGACGAGTTCACGGGCCGGCTGATGCCTGGGCGCCGCTGGAGCGACGGCCTGCACCAGGCCGTCGAGGCCAAGGAGAAGGTCAAGATCGAGCGCGAGAACCAGACGCTCGCGACCATCACGTTCCAGAACTACTTCCGCAAGTACGACAAGCTCTCCGGGATGACCGGCACGGCCGAAACCGAGGCCGAGGAGTTCGCGA